A single genomic interval of Malania oleifera isolate guangnan ecotype guangnan chromosome 11, ASM2987363v1, whole genome shotgun sequence harbors:
- the LOC131168305 gene encoding uncharacterized protein LOC131168305 translates to MVTVGGQRMGHLIRKPGGFLIFSSIPGHWKNNADSVRFPDLVFLPGHRPPSLPDPPLPSSSHLFLSSLPLRSFFRPRSSHPSAFFFSMTPTNSSNPDSNCDGAAAPQLSSTRTVRVAIRGRVQGVFYRDWTVENATGLGLNGWVRNRRDLSVEALFSGSPDKVDEMVQRCRRGPPAAKVTDLEVFTSGDNPGPGFERKPTV, encoded by the exons ATGGTGACAGTAGGAGGCCAACGGATGGGGCATTTGATCCGCAAACCCGGCGGATTCCTGATATTCTCGAGCATTCCTGGGCATTGGAAGAACAATGCTGATAGTGTTAGATTCCCCGACCTTGTTTTTCTTCCAGGCCATCGTCCTCCTTCTCTTCCTGATCCTCCTCTTCCGAGTAGCTCtcatctttttctttcttctcttcctctacGCTCTTTCTTCCGACCTCGTTCATCTCATCCTTCTGCTTTTTTCTTCTCGATGACCCCCACCAACTCCTCCAATCCTGATTCCAATTGCGACGGAGCCGCCGCCCCTCAGTTATCTTCCACCAGAacg GTTAGGGTCGCGATAAGGGGTAGGGTCCAGGGGGTGTTCTATAGGGACTGGACTGTGGAGAACGCGACCGGCTTAGGGTTGAACGGTTGGGTCCGAAACCGTAGGGATCTTTCGGTGGAAGCTCTCTTTTCCGGGAGTCCTGATAAGGTCGATGAGATGGTGCAGAGGTGCCGCCGGGGTCCTCCGGCTGCGAAGGTTACTGATCTTGAGGTTTTCACTTCCGGTGACAACCCTGGCCCCGGATTCGAGCGTAAACCCACCGTCTGA